From the genome of Candidatus Hydrogenedentota bacterium:
CACTGCAATGGGACATACGTAGCCGAGGCCGATGCCTGCGCCACCCAACACACCCACGCCAACGAGAATGCCCCAGAAACTCGTGCCTGCCAGCCCCGCGAGGGCATAGCCGATCCCGAGCACGATGCCGCCTGTCATGGCCACAACACGCGGCCCGACCTTCTTCTGCCAGTTGCCCGCCACGAGGGCCATGACCACCGCGAACGTAAATAGACCGACAGAAAAGATGAATTGCGTTTCCGTGGCGGTGAAAGCATATATGCCGGCTTCGCTTATCGACTCACTATCAAGCACGGACCTCAGCCATACACCGTCCAGTTTACCCAGGAAGACCTTCAAGTCTTCTTCCGCGATTTTTCCCGCGGCATCATCGCCGTTTGCCTTAGCATCGGCAATCGCCGACTTCAACTGTGTGTACTGTGCACGCGCAGCGTCAAACCTCTCCCTATCTCGGATAACGAATAGGTCTCGCCTATCTGTGCCTTCTCGCCGCGCTGTCTCATAGTATTCCTTTTCGACGCCGAGGGAAGGGTCCGCCAACAGAAATTCCTCAGCATGACTCTTCTGAAGCGGGCCTGTGAAAACGGACCAGGCGTAGATGGCGCCCAGGCAAAGCTGAACCAGGATGGCGCCAATCACGACAATCCAGCGATTCATGACCTTGGTTTCGGATGACATGACACGAGTCTCCAGCGTTGGTGATGAGTAAAAAGGAGCCGAACGCGCCTACACGTCCGGCTCCTGTCTTCCCCGCATATCATTCCCCCGTTTCCGCCGTTATTTCTTCAGCAACTTGTTGTGTTCTTCCACCAGTTGCTCGACCACGTGCGGGTCCGCCAACGTCGTGGTGTCGCCAATCTGGTCCGTGGCGTCTTCGGCGATCTTGCGCAGGATGCGGCGCATGATCTTGCCCGAGCGCGTCTTCGGCAGCGCGGGCGCGAACTGGATGATGTCCGGCGCGGCGATCGGCCCGATCTCCTTGCGCACGTGATTGATCAGTTCCTTGCGCAACGCATCGCTGGGCTCGACCCCGCCCACGAGCGTTACGTATGCGTAGAGCGCCTGGCCCTTGATGTCGTGCGGCATCGGCGCCACGGCAGCTTCCGCGACCTTCTCGTGGCTTACGAGCGCGCTCTCGACTTCAGCGGTGCCGATGCGGTGGCCGGACACGTTCACGACGTCGTCAATACGGCCCATCAGCCAGTAATCGCCGTCATCGTCCTTGCGGCAACCGTCGCCCGTGAAATAGATGTTCGGATACATGGCGAAGTACGTGTCGATGAACCGGTCATGGTCGCCCCACGTGGTGCGCATCATGCCGGGCCACGGCTTGCGGATGCACAGCTTGCCGCCTTCGTTCGGGCCGCACTCGCTCGAGTCGTCGCGCAGGATGACCGGGTCCACGCCGAAGAAGGGCCGGCTCGCGCTGCCGGGTTTCAGCGTCATCGCGCCGGGCAGGGGGTTGATCAGGATGCCGCCGGTCTCCGTCTGCCACCACGTGTCGACAATGGGCAGCTTCTCCTTGCCGACCTTGGTGTAGTACCACATCCACGCTTCGGGGTTAATCGGCTCGCCCACCGAACCCAACACGCGCAGGGAACTCAGGTCGTACTTTTCAACCCACTCGTCGCCCTTCTGAATAAGCGCGCGGATGGCCGTGGGAGCCGTGTAAATCTGGGCGCATTTGAACTTGTCAACGATGTGCCAGAAGCGCCCGGCATCCGGGTAGGTGGGCACGCCCTCGAACATCACCGACGTGCCGCCATTCGCGAGCGGGCCGTAGACGATGTAGCTGTGACCCGTGACCCAGCCGATGTCGGCGGTGCACCAATAGACATCGTCCGGCTGGATGTCGAAGATGTACTTGTGCGAAAGCGAAACGTGCAGCAGGTAACCGCCGGTCGTGTGCACGACGCCCTTCGGCTTGCCCGTCGATCCGGAGGTATAGAGGATGAACAATTCGTCTTCCGCGTTCATCTTCTCGGCGGGGCAATCGGCGCTGGCCGCCGCCATCACGTCGTCCCACCACAGGTCACGGCCTTCCGTCATCGGGCACGCTTCAGGATTCCGCTTCACGACGATGCACTTCTTGAGCGTCGGCGCCTTGGACATGGCCTCGTCCGCGATTTGCTTGAGGCTGATATGCTTGCCCGAACGCAGCGAGACATTCGACGTGACCAGAAGCTTGCAGTCCGAGTCGTTGCTGCGATCCGCGATGGCGTCGGCGCTGAACCCGCCGAAAACCACCGAATGGATAGCGCCAATGCGCGCACACGCCAGCATCGCGATCGGCAGCTCGATGATCATCGGCAGGTAGATGCATACCCGGTCGCCTTTCCGGACACCAAGGCTCTTGAGCACGTTGGCGAACTTGCAGACCTGCTCATGCAGTTCCTTGTACGTGATCTTGATTACGTCTTCTTCCGGCTCGCCCTGCCACAGCAACGCAACCTTGTTTTCCGTAGGCGTGCCCAAGTGGCGGTCTAGACAGTTGTACGCGACATTCAGTTGACCGTCCTCGAACCACGTGTGCTTGACATTCCGGCCTGCCGTATCCCAGGTATACTCGAGAGCTTTCTTGGGAAACTTGAACCAGTGCAGGGTCTTGGCCTGCTCCAGCCAGAATCCTTCCGGGTCCTTGATGGAACGCTCCCACATCGCCTGGTATTGCTCCATGGACTTGATGTGGGCCACCTCCTGAATGGACTTCGGCGGCGGAAACGTCCGGGTTTCGGTCATCAACGAACTGATGGCTTTTTTTACCTCGTTCCCCATGTCACAGAACCTCCATAACGCTTTGACTGCAGTTTCACAATGCGGGAATTAGCTTCCACATACACGCCGCAGCGCGTGCACACTGCCCTGTCCCTTGCGGGGGTTCGGGCAAACATGCCCGGCCGGTGTATACCTACCGGTCGATAGGGTGCGCGCATTGTAACGCATTCTCCCCCCGTTTGCAACTGCAACAACCCCAGAATTGCAGGATACCCCGACAACCGCCGCCGCGCAACCTCGGCGGCCTTTCGTCCCTTCCACAGTCCCGTGACCATTCGCGCATTCCGCTTTCCGCGGCATGCGTGCCAAAATCATATTTGAACGGCTGCCGGTTGAGAGATGCGGGGCCGGCCCGAGCCCGCCCACCGCGAACGTCTTCCGATGTCCTGCGCGCTGACCCTCCCCTGTCTGGCCGCAATACCGAACCCATGAGGCGCGCCCACGGCTGTGCGGGCGAAGTGGAAGCATCGTCCGGTGCGGCAAGTCCCCCCGGATGCGCATATTGCGTGACTCCGCGCCCGCAGGCCGTTCCTGCACGAAAGCCCCTCCAGGGTTCCACTACAAGCCCCGGTCATCAAAGACTCAAGAGAATACCTGTCCTGCCGATAAGAAGGAATGCGAGGCCGAGACACGGAGGTCAAGGCGAAACGACAAGGAGGTCGGGGCCGGAACTTCGCCGGTCAAACTTCGCCCGGTTGTTTGTCCCGACAACCGGTGATCCGTCCCATAGCATTATATCCGTGAGTGGCGCCATAACAAGTCCCAGTGTTGTGGCGTTCTCGCTTCTTGGGGAAAGGGATTAAAAGAACGGGAATGACCCAAACGGCGCAGCAAGGCAAACCACCAGACTCTAAAGGGATAAATGAAAGCGGTTCCGGCTAGCTTGTGCCGCTGACTGCCCCGGCTCAGACCCGCAGGTCTTTAGCTTTCTCGCGCTCGGCGCGGTCCAGTTCGGCGGCGTGTTCCGTATCCCACGCCGCACGGTACTGCTCCTCTACCCGGTCCGTGTAGGCGATGATAGGGTCCCGCGCTTGGTGATACATCTCGCGGCCAAAACGGAACGTGGCGGGCAGCCCACCCGCCAGGAGCATCAACAGGCAAGATACGGCAAAACGGGGTACCGGCCCACGGATGCGCACCTTGGGCACAAACGCGACGATCTCTTCCAGCGGCTCGATATCGGCCATGCGCGGGCGCAGGCCAGCGAAGGAATAGACGGGTCCGTCCGGTACAAGGAACTCATCGCACGTGGTCAGGAAATACCGGTGCTCAGCGAATTCCTCCCGGCAGGCGCTGCAAACGGAAAGGTGCGCGTCGACCGCTTCCCGGTCCGGGGTGCGCAGTTCCCCGTCCACGTAGTCCGTGAATTTGCTTCGAACTCTCCGGCATTCCGTCATACCCTGTTCCTCAGCGCACACTCTCCGCCCGGCTCGCGAACAAGGGAGCCAGAGCGTGACGCAGTTTCTTCACCGCCAATATCTTGCGCGACCGGACCGTGTTGATGGGGCAGTCCAGCGCGGCGGCGATGTCCTCGAGCGACAATCCGCGCAGAGCACGCATCACAAACACCATGCGCTGCTCATCGGGCAGCGCTTCGATCGCTTCGCCGATCCGGCGCGAAGCCTCTGACCGCGCCGCCCGGTCATCCGGGTGCGGCGCCGGGTCGCTGAGCGGATATTCGTCCAGCGGTTCCCGCTGCCCCAGCCGCAGCACCTTGCGTTGTTCGCGGCAGCGCTCCAGCCACACCATCCGCGCGATCCCGAACAGATAGCCCGGAAACGCCCCCGTGGCGCGGTAGCGGCGGCGCACTTTCCAGATGCGCAGAAACGTCTCCTGGCACAGGTCGTTCGCCGCGTGACTGTCGCCCGCCATGCCGAAAAAGAACGCGAGCACCCGGCGCTGGTAGCGCCGATGCAACTCCTCGAAGGCGCTCTCGTCTCCCAGCCGGACGCGCGCCATCAACGCAATGTCCGCTACGGCCGTTTCGTCGGACATGTCTCTCTGCCCTCAACATACAGTATATGACAAACGGGCCCCGAAAGGATCAAGGAATCTGACGGACCCCCAGCCGATAATCTGTCTCATTTCGGCGCGCCGGCCGGCCATACCGTCCATTCCCGGTCGCCCCCGTCCGGGCACTCGAACGGGCCGGGGAACGGATTAGCCGTGTTCCGCTGCGCGCCGAAGTAATCGGCGCCGACCTGGAGCGGAGAGCCGTCCCGGTTTTCATAAGGCAGATTGGGAATTGCGGCCCGGCCCAGCAGTTCGGTCGTGACGAGTCTGCGCGCGCGTGCCGCGGCCCAGGCGCTGTCCAGGCGTATTTCGAGCGAAACCCGGTCCTCCGCCAGCCGCAGCGCAACCGCAGGGTCGAAGTCCCGGCCGACCAGGGGGTTCGCCTCGTGCTTAGACGGTTTTGCGCCGTTGAGGAAGACGTTGCCGTCCATGAACACGGGAAACCGGGCGTCGTCATAAGCGCTCAGGTCGGCGCGCCCAACCAGGATATTGTTGTAATAGCGGTCGTCCCCCGCGGGGTTGTCGTGCATGCCCGCAAGCTCCGTCGAATGCGCCTTGTGAAACGGGGTCAGACGGCCATCGAAGAGATTGATGTGCAGTCCGCCCGCCATCAGGTTGTGCACGTACGCGCCGCCTTGCGACAACGAGAGCAGGGTCCGCCGCGAGAGAAAGATGTTGTTATCCACCACGAAGGGGCCATGGTCGACCTCGACGAACAGGTCCTGGTCCGGGTTGTCATGGAACAGATTCGCGGAAACGCGCGCGCCTTGGGCCATCCAGTCCAGCCAGATGCCCTGGCAGCACCTGAAGATGTGGTTTCCGCGAATCTCCACGTCGATCGCGCCATGAAACTTGATCCCCGACATTTCCGCGCCCGAGAACAGCCGCCGGACGTGGATGTCGTGGATCGTGTTGCCCGTTACGGTGCTGAAGGAGCAGCCCAGACTGCCGACGATGCCCGTCTGTTCGCAGTAGGATATCGTGTTGTTGCGGACGACGTGGGAGCCGACCGTCTCCTTGTTCCAGCCGTTCGCCAGGGCGCGCTCGATGGTCAGGACGTATCCTTCGGCGGTATTGGCCGACGTGTTGTCCCACTCATCGCCGTATTTGCCCAGCGCGATGCCGGAACAGGTTGAATGACTGACGATGTTGTTCTCGATGATCCAGCCCTTGCTCCAGTGCGTACCGATCAGGCCGATTTGCCCGGCGGTGGGCGGCGCCCACGGCGTCGCGGCGTGCCGCATGGTAAAACCGCGCACGGTGATGTAGTTGATGCCCGGCATCTCCGGGTAAAACACCGTCCGGCGCACGTTGATCTCGACAAGACGCTCGTTGGGATTGACGCCCTTGAACTGCGCCCAGATCGTGGTGTTCGTATCGTCCACCTTCGCATACCACAAGGAGACATCCGCCGGAACGGGTTGCGGCGTGTTGCTCTTGAACACGAGGCATATCGTCTGAACGCCGCTCAGGGGCTTTATCTTCGTCTCGAAACTGGACCACGACTGCCAGCCGCCGGTGTTCGGCACGGCGCAACTGCCGAGGAGTTCGCCGTCCGGCGCATTCAAGCGAACCTCAATGACGCCGCCGTCCGAGGCCGACGCCGCGCGCATCTCCAGCAGCCCCGTCTTCTCCCCGAAGTCCACCCCCTCGTATCGCACCCAATGCCCGTTCAGGATGAAGCCGATGCACTCGCCCCCTTCGGAGCATTCCGCGTTTTGCGTGCCGTTTTTCGCCGCGAAACCGGCCGCTGGAATGCGCGCCAGCCTGGAGGAGGCGCCTCCCGGTTGCAGCCAGGCGACGTTAAGCAGATATTGCGCGCCCGCCTGCCGCAGCCATGACGGAACCTCATCCGCGGGCGCGAGCACTTCCTCCAAGCGCGTCGCCTCGACCAGCCAATCGCCATCCAGGTACACGGCGCCCGTGTGATGCTCCCGCCCCCGCGGGTCGAACCAATCGCCATGAATCAAATCGCCGTAGGGATTGAAATTGCCGAAGAAGCTGTTTGGCAGGGTCACTTTCCACGCATCATTCTGCGCCTTCTCCCAACCGGTGACCACCTCCGAGCCTTTAATCTCGGCCCGCTCGCCCGGCGCGGCCTGATATACGATGCGTTGCGCGTCCGAATGGCCGCCACGCGGCGGGCTGACCTGTTCGCGATAGACGCCTTCGTGGACCGTGATGACGTCCCCCGGTTGCGCGCGCAGCGCAGCCGCTGAAATGGTCCGCAGCATATTGGACGGTGTGCCGTCGTTGGTGTCGTTCCCATTCACGGAAACGTGGTATTCCCTGCCCCCTTGCGCAACGGCGGCACACGGCACGGCCAATACGCCCAACACAAGAAACAGTATTGCCAGTCTCATCGGTTTCTCTCCCTGCTTTGCTCCACCAGGCGGCATGCGGCGCCGTGGTTATGCCTGTTCCCGCGCCAGTGTGCCACAGGCGCAACGGTTTCGGCTACCTGCGGACGCTGTGGTACATTGCCAGGCCATACGCAAGAACTGCCGGAGCCACGCCATGACGCGAACGGCGGCCATCGCCATTCTTATCTTGACGCGCGCCGGGGCTGCCATCCCGCAGGGCCCGGAGACGCGCCGAATCGAGGTGCGCGAGACGGTCGTGTTCGACGGCAACCGGGGCTGGGAACACAACGGCGCGACCTATCGCCTGGCGTGCGGCGCGTGCCTTGCGCAAATGCCGAACGGCGGCCTGCTCTGCTGGTGGCTCTCCGGCAGCGATACGGAACCGGCGACCGATAACAACGTGCTCGCGTCCCGCTCGACGGACAAGGGCAAGACCTGGAGCGAGCCTTACGTGCTGGTGGAAGCAGGAGAACACGCCGGGGCGCTGACGGTCATGCACGTGACACGGGAGGGCAAGGTCATCGCGCTCGGCGCGGAATGGCCTTCCGAATTCCATTACACGATTTGGCATTACTTCCGGATGGAGTCGACCGACAACGGGAACACCTGGTCACCACGCGAACCGCTGCGCATTCGCGACTCCGACAACATCATGGTCGGCAGGCCGGTGCAACTGAGGAACGGCGAGTATCTGCTGCCCACCTCCTTCTTCGAGAAGCGGCTCGTGCCGCTTGCCGGGCCGATTCCCGCGACCGCTCAGGCGACGAGCGAGGCC
Proteins encoded in this window:
- a CDS encoding MFS transporter translates to MSSETKVMNRWIVVIGAILVQLCLGAIYAWSVFTGPLQKSHAEEFLLADPSLGVEKEYYETARREGTDRRDLFVIRDRERFDAARAQYTQLKSAIADAKANGDDAAGKIAEEDLKVFLGKLDGVWLRSVLDSESISEAGIYAFTATETQFIFSVGLFTFAVVMALVAGNWQKKVGPRVVAMTGGIVLGIGYALAGLAGTSFWGILVGVGVLGGAGIGLGYVCPIAVLVKWFPDKKGLITGLAVAGFGFGALIWIKLTSGFVFGPVDLTPGWTGLFGMGWTVNQVFMLYGGLFAALVVLGSLVLINPPGGWLPAGWTPPKGAAAAASGGDDYTTGEMVKTPQFWGLFLIFMVGATAGLMVIGVIALFGNDALTANGIAPDQAKIMTGTAMGLFFALMNGLGRIVWGTISDKLGRRNSIALMS
- the acs gene encoding acetate--CoA ligase, which codes for MTETRTFPPPKSIQEVAHIKSMEQYQAMWERSIKDPEGFWLEQAKTLHWFKFPKKALEYTWDTAGRNVKHTWFEDGQLNVAYNCLDRHLGTPTENKVALLWQGEPEEDVIKITYKELHEQVCKFANVLKSLGVRKGDRVCIYLPMIIELPIAMLACARIGAIHSVVFGGFSADAIADRSNDSDCKLLVTSNVSLRSGKHISLKQIADEAMSKAPTLKKCIVVKRNPEACPMTEGRDLWWDDVMAAASADCPAEKMNAEDELFILYTSGSTGKPKGVVHTTGGYLLHVSLSHKYIFDIQPDDVYWCTADIGWVTGHSYIVYGPLANGGTSVMFEGVPTYPDAGRFWHIVDKFKCAQIYTAPTAIRALIQKGDEWVEKYDLSSLRVLGSVGEPINPEAWMWYYTKVGKEKLPIVDTWWQTETGGILINPLPGAMTLKPGSASRPFFGVDPVILRDDSSECGPNEGGKLCIRKPWPGMMRTTWGDHDRFIDTYFAMYPNIYFTGDGCRKDDDGDYWLMGRIDDVVNVSGHRIGTAEVESALVSHEKVAEAAVAPMPHDIKGQALYAYVTLVGGVEPSDALRKELINHVRKEIGPIAAPDIIQFAPALPKTRSGKIMRRILRKIAEDATDQIGDTTTLADPHVVEQLVEEHNKLLKK
- a CDS encoding zf-HC2 domain-containing protein, which gives rise to MTECRRVRSKFTDYVDGELRTPDREAVDAHLSVCSACREEFAEHRYFLTTCDEFLVPDGPVYSFAGLRPRMADIEPLEEIVAFVPKVRIRGPVPRFAVSCLLMLLAGGLPATFRFGREMYHQARDPIIAYTDRVEEQYRAAWDTEHAAELDRAEREKAKDLRV
- a CDS encoding sigma-70 family RNA polymerase sigma factor, producing the protein MSDETAVADIALMARVRLGDESAFEELHRRYQRRVLAFFFGMAGDSHAANDLCQETFLRIWKVRRRYRATGAFPGYLFGIARMVWLERCREQRKVLRLGQREPLDEYPLSDPAPHPDDRAARSEASRRIGEAIEALPDEQRMVFVMRALRGLSLEDIAAALDCPINTVRSRKILAVKKLRHALAPLFASRAESVR
- a CDS encoding carbohydrate-binding protein yields the protein MRLAILFLVLGVLAVPCAAVAQGGREYHVSVNGNDTNDGTPSNMLRTISAAALRAQPGDVITVHEGVYREQVSPPRGGHSDAQRIVYQAAPGERAEIKGSEVVTGWEKAQNDAWKVTLPNSFFGNFNPYGDLIHGDWFDPRGREHHTGAVYLDGDWLVEATRLEEVLAPADEVPSWLRQAGAQYLLNVAWLQPGGASSRLARIPAAGFAAKNGTQNAECSEGGECIGFILNGHWVRYEGVDFGEKTGLLEMRAASASDGGVIEVRLNAPDGELLGSCAVPNTGGWQSWSSFETKIKPLSGVQTICLVFKSNTPQPVPADVSLWYAKVDDTNTTIWAQFKGVNPNERLVEINVRRTVFYPEMPGINYITVRGFTMRHAATPWAPPTAGQIGLIGTHWSKGWIIENNIVSHSTCSGIALGKYGDEWDNTSANTAEGYVLTIERALANGWNKETVGSHVVRNNTISYCEQTGIVGSLGCSFSTVTGNTIHDIHVRRLFSGAEMSGIKFHGAIDVEIRGNHIFRCCQGIWLDWMAQGARVSANLFHDNPDQDLFVEVDHGPFVVDNNIFLSRRTLLSLSQGGAYVHNLMAGGLHINLFDGRLTPFHKAHSTELAGMHDNPAGDDRYYNNILVGRADLSAYDDARFPVFMDGNVFLNGAKPSKHEANPLVGRDFDPAVALRLAEDRVSLEIRLDSAWAAARARRLVTTELLGRAAIPNLPYENRDGSPLQVGADYFGAQRNTANPFPGPFECPDGGDREWTVWPAGAPK
- a CDS encoding exo-alpha-sialidase, yielding MTRTAAIAILILTRAGAAIPQGPETRRIEVRETVVFDGNRGWEHNGATYRLACGACLAQMPNGGLLCWWLSGSDTEPATDNNVLASRSTDKGKTWSEPYVLVEAGEHAGALTVMHVTREGKVIALGAEWPSEFHYTIWHYFRMESTDNGNTWSPREPLRIRDSDNIMVGRPVQLRNGEYLLPTSFFEKRLVPLAGPIPATAQATSEAEALALPPGPGAAAQSNKFLTHLHGCSALTTADPELRGLVEHAGIRNRPLGLLESTAVQLKDGRVVMLMRAEYGGFLWRAESSDNGRTWTDAWQTDIPNPTSLAALIRMPDGRIALIHNAVGGVVGQNARRDPLSIWLSKDETESWYLKEDVITGGSLAYPCPLIVDGRLVFSYDRNRREARFVEVELPPL